TCTCTCATTAGGTTGTGGAGGCACATGCAGGCCATAATGACTGTCCTGGCTTTTTCTGGATCAAGCTGTAGGGTACTCAACAAGCATCTCCAGCGATGGGCAAGGATGCCAAAGCTGTTCTCCACCACACGGCGAGCCCTCGAGAGACGGTAGTTGAAGATTCTCTCCTCGTCGGTCTGCTCACGGTTGGAGTACGGCTTCTGCATCCATGTCCTGAGAGGGAAGGCGTCGTCCCCAATTAAGAAGTAAGGGGTGTCTCGGTCATCATCTGGCAGGGGCTCTGGATCTGGCAGGCCAAGAGTATCATTCTCCAGTCCACGTCTCAGCGGGCTGTGGTTGAAGACCTGGGCATCCGATGATGAACCGGGATTACCAACGTCAGCCCAGAGGAACTTGTAATTGCCATCAACTAGGGCCAAGAGGATGAGGCTGTAGAAACCCTTGTAGTTGTAGTAGATCGTACCAGAGCCTGGTGGATTTCTGATGGCCACGTGTTTTCCGCAGACATGATGAAAGTTCCATCTGTCAGCGTAAGTCCGTGCCACTTCTCTCCATTCATCTGGGGTAGTTGGACAGGAAAATACTTCATCTTGGTATTCACTGATGATGGCCTGGCACACCTCTGGTATAAACAGAGAGATGGTATTATGGGCAACACGGAAGGCATACTGCAGGGTTTTGTAGCTGTTGCCAGTCGCAAGATATCTCATGGTGATGGACAGTTTGAGCCCAGGATCCAGTGGCTGCCGGTAGCGATAGGACTTCTCTATCCTCGGAGTGATGCGCTGCAACAGTTCAAGGAACGTTTCTGGTGGCATCCTCATGTAGTTCAGGAAGTCACCCTGACATTCTCTCTGCAACTCCGTCATCAGATTATCATACTGTCCAAACAGCACACGTCTCTCAATCCATGTCTTTGACGTCTACGGATGAGTAAGGCCATCAATATGACATGTCTGTCTTGAACGTTTTGGATTTGCCTTCTCAGACCTAGCAAATGCAAGAGCCTCCCAGGAGCTATTGGTCGAGCAGCAGCCATGTTTACAGTATGGATGGTCCAGACATTAGGGATGAAAGCTCAGGAGTTCTCGAGCTTATATTGGgggtgaaaaaaaatcgtaCAACGTTGCAAAGGGGGCAAGACAGGTCTTCCAATAGTCTTAGGGTGGTACAACGGACTCGTACGACAGGATGCATCATCGTACAACATGAAAATACTCGTGCAACACTCGTTCGGGGTCTTACGAGTGCGTGCAAAGTCGCACAACACTCGTACTGCCTGTCGTGCAATTATTTTTCATCGCGTCAGTCGCTCAAAATATCGGAGCAGCACGGTTTTTTTTCCCGACCGAGATGCGACCATTTTGTCGCATCTGGATCGTACAATAAGTGGTACAACGGCTACAACGAGTCGTACAACGGGAAAAATTTCGAGTCGCAAGCCGTTGTAGTCTGTTTGGCAACAATTGTGTAAGGGGCTTTAAGTAGACGTAAACCCATGGAACAGGTTAGCTTGTATGAAagcagaaaattcaaagaataagatAAACAAAAGTATAAGTAAAATTGTAAAAGCCATAAGAAAATTATATGGCTATGCATTTGAATTATAATAAGATCACTGATACTATGTAGATCCTCCAGTTGGCAATGCGAacaagatgtgtgatgtcatacaagtacaactctcccctttggacactgaaaaaataccctaaatcatttccttttttgttcattCTAATGGACAAAATAATGCATCCACAAAACGAACACACACTCTTGCAACAGACTAGATAAAAGAGAAACtttaagtgaaatatgtacTAAAGTACTTGGGAAGTATGTGTGATCACAGATCTTATATTGCCAATGCGAGGATCTAAATAGCATTAGTCATCTTATACCCCTCTCATACTGCGCTTTTCCCCGGTGAACTTTGCCAGtgaagttcgccagcgaaggggaaagtgtccagtatgaaaggtaaaCAAGAGAACTTCCCCGGTGAAACTGTTTgcccggcgaagttcgccggtgaaactgTTTGCCTGGcaaagttcgccggtgaaactgTTTGCCctgcgaagttcgccggtgaaactgTTTCCCCGGCGAAGTTCGCCCATAAAACGGCCAGTATGAAAGCTAACCGGAGAACTTTTCCTCTTTAATGACATCAgaggtcattttttttcctcccaGAAATCCCCTGAACTGAGATTCCGCGCGCTAGCTAGCTATTATTTCCGTGGCTAAATGTGGAAGGCCACACTTTATGAGCGATTCAATAATTTCGTAGAGTTAAATACCCTTGAACATacagtttgttttattcatttgtatACAGAATGCCCACCAAAAAGGAAACATACAACATTGATAAATATCTGACGTTCTGACTTTggatgaaaattgtatttttttttaagttttagcGGGAAAATGTTAAAAAGTCATATTTTACTATGTTCATATCTGCAGTAGATTGATTTGGACCCCATGGCATAAAGATTTCAATCAACTGCAAATTAAAAATGGTATATCAATGCCACTATTTGCAGTTGATCATTATAGTCCCCTTGCAAGCCCATAGCCAGGGGGGTTCAGGGATTCAATTGAAACACCTAGATTTTCCAAAGTAAGAAAAATAGACTACGAAAACAGTTTTTAGGGGACGAAACACACTAAACATTTTTGACTGATAACCCTTTCTTTTACTTGGAAAATTTTTCTGGGACGAAGGTCCAACACGTAACATTTTGACTGAtgatcctttttttcttttttttgtgtgtacctGTCAAATTGTCACATTTTCAGCCAAGGAAGACAACTAGGAACCAAACTCcctaattctcgctaccccaaataggaacaaaaatctcataatgcgcgagacgagataattttcattccgtcgggtcgtcatcacaaCTTCCagttcagagtcatgctcgcgcgaggttcgcgatactgagttttccaccacgctgaaattgatgccaatcagcgtaatatgtacagattataatactttttatttaatttggtcagttttgattccatttgaattataaataaaaataaaaaatatatctgacgtgaaaataatttttatttatgtttttatttggttataaaaaaatcaaaacaaaaaatgaatatcttaaaattttgcatttagcgaccggcctgacatcacgatcgtatccGACTAGACGCTACATATAAAAATcattcattccgttcaatttttcgtcgaccacaaaatggataaaaaatcagtttcggaacttaaaaaaatcttaactgacagaggaatatcgtgcaatggaaagcgtcgcgggcagaattagtgacttgagcagaaaaggccgttaaactgtatcgtgaaagagagggttgttatcacgaactttccgaacgaaagcgacgttgtgttgttgtgcatgacggcactgttgatctgaatggcaaaacagtgcattggacttaattccgaacaggaagttgtaataccgaaaagctatcccataatgcaatgcgcattacagggattttcccggatctcggcgaaatcgctatttggggtagcgagaattgaaaACCCTGGCTACAGGGCTGCCTTGTATTTAAAGGTATCTTTCCCTCAAAACTCAACTACAGtggacatttttttcatatttcagggACAATTCTAAATGATATACAACccagggtgtttcacaaagatttaattatGACCTAAAATCATACTTAAGTGCCAATATGCACATGAATTTTTTCCCCAAACCttgttaaaaaaacacaaaaatgaccatctgattgtgattatttgcatggtcagccccccccccccccccattttaaaaACCGTTCCACAGCCCTTGCCATTCAATTCTGCAGCATGATAAAAAGGAGTTCAATTTTTATTTGCATTGATGGCTAACACAACAGGTATATGGGTTATGGATTGGTGCTGTATGAATGGAAACACTTATCCCTGTCTTACTCTCAATTCATTCTTAGTGCCAAGTGGATTAGAGCTTTTCTTTCTTGCAGCAGTgctgtttccatggcaacttGGCTTTTTATCAGATTCATCTCACAGagcatgtaaaatattacaaatatgcATCAGAAGATTTCTAATCAATTCTTAATGAGTGCTCCAGAAttgatttcattcttttttgtcTTAGGTTTCTGTGGACACATTTGGTTACTATGGAAACATTTTATTTATGGTATATAATTACAGACCCTAGGGCAGGTTAAAAGAGCAATCTGTAATTAACCTTGTTTAACAAGGTTCACGTGCAGCTGATGGCTATTTGGGGGCTTATTCCAAATGATCACATTCCTTTTGGGATACTGCTTTTCTTTTGGTGATGCGAAATCACAGTAATGATTATATTACGTCCATTTATATAGAGTAGCTGCAGTCTATTGCACTATTATACCATTACTCTACCTGCAGTTGAACCCcaatattgtatatattgtagACCGACACATAGACTTTCATGTAGGTAGACCAATTGTGACATCAACTGAAAATAATctttcagagtcaagaaagaggggaatattcatcatttttttgatagtttccaactaactcaaaacaatttcaaggtaatatggaaaatagatggccatttcatggatgtAAAGAtggaaaatgtgaaatttcagcaacttttttttcttaaccccAGCTGGTTTTAACCACTCGTTTGTGGTTTAAacgtttattttaaaaataaagggAATGACTCGTGTCTCAAAATAACCTTAATAAAATCAGATATAAAGTAAGAAAGTCTGGCTTATTGTCATAAAATAGTTATGCCCATcatggtcagtatgcaaatgaaggaacCAATGgtgtaaattaaattaaatggttttttattttaaagatattttttattgatttgaagatTTGAAGAGGATCTTCTCCACATGAGGAATCAGatcaattttcataattaagtaaaagttaaaatatgggaTAGTtctatacaaaagaaataatgagtgtgataATAAACTCCCTCATACATATATACCCCTCATGATGAACATAtatcacttttttgtgaaataaaagaaaaaaattcttactTTCCATCCAATTAaattctctattcattcaagtAATATTTTGAAGTGGTGGACTTCACTTCTAAAAAGTAAATCTGAAGTTTTGAGCCATGTTACACTCCTGGGCGCAATAGCATAAATATTAATTGGTCAACGGGTTTATGTGATTCACCATAAACAACAGTCAATCAATTCTTTCAATCCAAGAAATGACCCCCATGATCAtgcaatcaaaataaatataaataatataggatttgtatagcacatgtatccaccttgctaggtgatCAAGGCGTTCCTTTATTACCcaggctaagctagtctaccgattctggtgcgcacagctttttgaggaatttcttcctgccggtacccatttacctcacctgggtcaagtgcagcacagtgtcgataaatttcttgctgaaggaaaacatgccatggctaggattcaaactCGAgagaccctctgtttgaaaggcgcgagtcagaaccactagaccacgatgcaaCCACATCCAAGCCTTATGATTTATGACTTATGACTGTAGACATACCTGACTTGCCCAATGGAGTGGTGTTTTCTCATCGATATCCGTCTGATAAATGTCACCTCCTCGTAGCATGAGAAGCTGGATGTGCTCTGGACGGTTGTGAAAGGCGGCCCAATGGAGCGCAGTCATGCCCTCGTTGTCCGGCTTGTCAATGTCGTTGACGCTCAGTGACTGCAGAAGAGCCGACAGTGTTCTAGAGGAAGACCATACAAAATTCCcatcattattcattttaatgacTGCAAACAAGTTAAACACTgcagaaagagggagagagagttaGGCCACAGTTTCACTGACGAAACTGTCTCCAGACCAAAACTATTACATGCTACCAATGAAAAACCATTGGTCGGTTTGTAGTTAGATCCATTGATGTGACTGTAGCATAATTGAGAAAAGTAAGTCAGAAGTCAGTGCCATACTAAACATTGTCACACCGAAGGTTAAAGGCAACCAACCTTGGAAAACTGATGGATGAGAGATTTTTTTCAACtaccaacatcagaaaagaacatacaaaataataactCATCAACATCTTCAGCTTTGAAGTTTGAACACCAGTTCATATATTCAATGTGAGTTCTTATATTTTTATGGGTATTTCAGAATAATATTTCCAAatagtgatcatggtgatgattattTTGTACCCGATTGCTGAGaaagggacctggtaatgaggatttaaATGCCTCACCAAAGGGCACTGGATCGTgaaacccctgctctaccgaGAGAGCTATTATGTCTCCTAGTGGGGGAGTATTATATGGctggtgaaagaaaaaaagtcatgaTGATCGGAGTCTACTTAAAGCTATTTGAAAGCAATATAACTAAACATGCTAGCATGAGAATCCAACAAATGCTAAAGAGCAAACACACACCCTGTAGTTCCCTTGTCTAGTTTGAAACTTATCCATAATCAATTATGCATGAGAGTCTGTCTAAAAAAACAAGTCAGATATTGGATTAGAGTCATGAATAATCTAAGACAAGATCCAGAGACATAGCAAGGAGTTGTATGTCACTGCCCTTTTGTGTCTCATATCTGATATGCAGATTTGAATTTACAATGTAGGCCCAACTTCTATGATGAGGTATCTTTCTATACTATGACAAGCGTTTTCCTTGAAACTTGACTAGCATAATATTTGCAAACTTGCGTTATGTTTGTAAGGATGGAATAGAGATATCATTGCCAGAGATTCAGGTGCacaatttaatgataataaacatgcAAAATTTATACAGCACTTTATggaatgtttctaagcgctgcatactaccCTGGCTTCACAtggcttagaccaaaagctACAGTCTCTGCACATTGATTGGGCTCCAGGGATGatagaaaattataaaaaaaattctta
The genomic region above belongs to Lytechinus pictus isolate F3 Inbred chromosome 12, Lp3.0, whole genome shotgun sequence and contains:
- the LOC129273232 gene encoding putative nuclease HARBI1; its protein translation is MTELQRECQGDFLNYMRMPPETFLELLQRITPRIEKSYRYRQPLDPGLKLSITMRYLATGNSYKTLQYAFRVAHNTISLFIPEVCQAIISEYQDEVFSCPTTPDEWREVARTYADRWNFHHVCGKHVAIRNPPGSGTIYYNYKGFYSLILLALVDGNYKFLWADVGNPGSSSDAQVFNHSPLRRGLENDTLGLPDPEPLPDDDRDTPYFLIGDDAFPLRTWMQKPYSNREQTDEERIFNYRLSRARRVVENSFGILAHRWRCLLSTLQLDPEKARTVIMACMCLHNLMRDRFPGLQNIDVDHEDELGNHIPGAWRNAAVLQDVERVGGGYQANKEGKKLRTYLKHYYNSPVGSLPWQQHMIWTATWRTTWDTAQTLP